A single Bifidobacterium scardovii JCM 12489 = DSM 13734 DNA region contains:
- a CDS encoding metal-sensitive transcriptional regulator — protein sequence MHGYGHDKAKVIARLRRIEGQVHAITQMVEDDKYCIDVLTQISASNSALKSVALILLDDHLNHCVRQASVEGGEVADEKLAEASAAIARLVKS from the coding sequence ATGCACGGGTACGGTCACGACAAGGCCAAGGTCATCGCGCGGTTGCGGCGCATCGAGGGGCAGGTGCACGCCATCACGCAGATGGTGGAGGACGACAAGTACTGCATCGATGTGCTCACGCAGATTTCCGCGTCGAACTCGGCGCTCAAATCGGTGGCGCTGATCCTGCTGGACGACCATCTGAACCATTGCGTGCGGCAGGCCTCCGTCGAAGGCGGGGAGGTCGCCGACGAGAAGCTCGCCGAGGCCAGCGCGGCGATCGCGCGGCTGGTCAAGTCGTAG
- the rmuC gene encoding DNA recombination protein RmuC — MFDVMTVAALVAVMVVAAALGVAAGFQLGKSRGQELARTAKSEELEAAKEARDEAQRQIARLNAQSAEYRAQVEGLTQQLSFAKSQLAQSQQAEQIRIQHERDKAAAEAERRHEEQAKALNEQSKVLSALAPVQKNLDALQSKVSQIEEGRKREMGALGEQLKGLGEQQARLDKETSSLSAALRNNKVRGAWGEAQLKNIVESAGLLEHVDFDTQVVVTGADGRIQRPDMIVHLPGGKTIPIDAKVPYADYQRACEIPDTASPEELDRRADLLRAHARALREHVKTLGDKEYWNAFDIAPDFVVAFIPNEALLQAALEADPTLMDDAFARKVALTSPVTLWAVLKSVAYAWQQQSLTDDAKQLFDLSRELYERFAVLGDRATKLGAAITRTVGAYNQFATSLESRVLVTARKLQKIDGTKIIEPVEIIEPGKADIREITAPETQPEANEA; from the coding sequence ATGTTCGATGTAATGACAGTGGCCGCGCTGGTCGCGGTGATGGTGGTCGCCGCGGCGTTGGGGGTTGCGGCAGGATTCCAGCTGGGCAAGTCGCGCGGTCAGGAACTGGCTCGGACGGCCAAATCCGAGGAATTGGAAGCGGCGAAGGAAGCCAGAGACGAGGCGCAGCGGCAGATCGCGCGGCTGAACGCGCAGTCCGCCGAATACCGGGCGCAGGTCGAGGGGCTGACGCAGCAGCTGTCCTTCGCGAAGTCGCAGCTCGCCCAGTCGCAGCAGGCCGAGCAGATCCGCATCCAGCATGAGCGCGACAAGGCCGCGGCCGAGGCGGAACGCCGCCACGAGGAGCAGGCCAAGGCGCTGAACGAGCAGAGTAAGGTGCTTTCGGCGCTCGCCCCTGTGCAGAAGAATCTCGACGCGCTGCAGAGCAAGGTCTCGCAGATCGAGGAGGGGCGCAAGCGCGAGATGGGCGCGCTCGGCGAGCAGCTCAAGGGCCTGGGGGAGCAGCAGGCGCGCTTGGACAAGGAGACGAGCTCGCTGTCCGCTGCGCTGCGCAACAACAAGGTGCGCGGCGCTTGGGGCGAGGCGCAGCTGAAGAACATCGTCGAATCCGCGGGCCTGCTGGAGCACGTCGACTTCGACACGCAGGTGGTGGTCACCGGCGCCGACGGCCGTATCCAGCGGCCGGATATGATCGTGCACCTGCCCGGCGGCAAGACGATTCCGATCGACGCGAAGGTGCCGTACGCGGATTACCAGCGCGCCTGCGAGATTCCGGACACCGCCTCACCCGAGGAGCTCGACCGCCGCGCGGATCTGCTGCGGGCGCACGCCCGGGCGCTGCGCGAGCACGTGAAGACGCTGGGCGACAAGGAATACTGGAACGCCTTCGACATCGCGCCCGACTTCGTGGTCGCGTTCATTCCCAACGAGGCGCTGCTGCAGGCCGCGCTGGAGGCCGACCCGACGCTGATGGACGATGCGTTCGCGCGCAAGGTGGCGCTGACCTCGCCGGTCACGCTGTGGGCGGTGCTCAAGTCCGTGGCCTACGCGTGGCAGCAGCAGAGCCTGACCGACGACGCGAAGCAGCTGTTCGACCTGTCCCGCGAGCTGTATGAGCGGTTTGCGGTGCTGGGTGACCGCGCCACCAAGCTCGGCGCGGCCATCACCAGAACGGTGGGAGCCTACAATCAGTTCGCCACGTCGCTGGAATCCCGCGTGCTGGTCACCGCGCGCAAGCTCCAGAAGATCGACGGCACGAAGATCATCGAGCCGGTGGAGATCATCGAGCCGGGCAAGGCCGATATCCGCGAGATCACCGCACCCGAGACCCAGCCCGAAGCCAACGAGGCCTGA